AAGATACAACCTTCAGGTACAGTAAATACCTTATTTTAAAGAGACTCTTGTGATGCTAAGAATGTGTAAAAGTAAATAAACTATTCCAAAAGCAGCAAGTGGAACTGAATGTAGAGGTTTTAAAATCAACAGGTCTGTCAACTCTCACTGAGCTGGGGGGCCTGCAATCAGTCATGTTTCTACTAAGACTAAATAAGCATCCTAAACTCTTAACATGGGACTTGTTTTAGAACACCATCTGATTATGTTGACCAGCTTGGTAAACTGATACCTGAAAATATTCACTATAGTCTGTGGACAGGATTTCTAGGAGAGCATTTTGCTTCACATCATCGTAGTTGCTTAGCTTTGAGGCAGGAGGTTCATTAATATTGAGCTGAGCAGCTATGCTGGGAAACAGACTAGAGTAAGGGAACGTTTCTATTTTATTTCtataaaattcattttgaaataatgGGTTTATTCCTAGAAAAGGGTCATTGGAAAACTTGGTAGCAGAGGAAAAAATTTGGTGTTGATTGTTAATCACTGAACAAATCTCACTAAACTGCTTCTTAAAAACGTGGGCCTGATCTTGTTCCTGCTGAAgttcaatagcaaaattcccaaaTACTTAGGTGTGAGCAAGAACACACCCTAATGAAAGATGAGAGCGTTCCCTATGAACTGCTAGCAGCCAGAGGCTTCAAGGAAGGAATGTGTTATCCAAAGTTCCACCACCACAATGTCAAAGTAACTCaaatcaattattttgataatctTGAAATCCAGATAATGTAAGTTGAAGTtcttgaatattttatttttcccttaaTGTAAAACCAAAAGTAACAAGTTATGTCTGTAATGTTGATTCTTCAACTATGACCTTAATAATCAAGAATTCAGCACTGAAGTAGACTTAAATGATTTATGGCCTTTGTGATACCTAACTCATgagtatttgaatttttttttcacagatgCATGATATTAGACAAGCATTTGGCAGCACTTTCAAAAAAACACATTGAAACAAAATTCCTAAAATTAAATGCTGAAAAATCTCCATTCCTGTGTGAGAGATTAGGCATCAAAGTAATTCCCACTCTAGCACTAGTAAAAGATGGAAAAACGCAAGATTTTATTGTTGGCTTTACTGATCTTGGTAATACGGATGACTTCACCACAGAAACCTTAGAATGGAGATTAGGCTGTTCAGACATAATTAATTACAGGTAATTAATATATTTGGTTTTTAAAGTTAATGTGTGAGGGTTATATTTACAGATTCATTTTTTGCATAAAGGTTCTGTTGATCTTGTTGTTTAGTGTGCCCAAGACCAAAGTGAGCTAATAATCCAGCTGTTACAGCGATAAACTTTTGGCAAGGAAAACCAAGGGAAGTGCCTCTTGAGAAAGTAttgggaaaacttttttttttactcaagAGTAGTGAAAACAAAGCTCTGGTCTTTGGGCTTTAAGATAACCAGTTCCCACCCACTCTCTTTACAGCTGCTTCTTCATGGGTCAGCTGAAGGCCCAGTCTTTCCTCCCAAACTAATTCAGTCTTTACAGGATATCTTCACATTTGCACTGTTCATCTGGGTATGGGGCATGTGCCTGTCCAAGGTGATAGCAAAATGTAGTTTAAATACAATTTGACTTTAAAAAGTCTCTTACTGAAAAAAGTGCAAATGATTTCTATTATGTTGCATTTGCAAAGAACTGTCACACAGCCTTGTGTCTTGTGATCATTAATGGAAAAACATGGATAGTAAAAACCAGGGATAGAGTTTGGATATTGTGGGATCTGCAATCTGAATTTACTGATTTATGTGGTTAAAAGGTAAACCTTGATAACGTACCTTCTTTTGCTTTTAATATTCTTTACTTTTTTAAAGCCAAGTTATTAAAAATAGGGAAGGTTttccattagaatcatagaatcatagaatatcagggttggaagggacccctgaaggtcatctagtccaaccccctgctcaaagcaggaccaattcccagttaaatcatcccagccagggctttgtcaagcctgaccttaaaaacttccaaggaaggagattccaccaccagcAGATTAAACTCATCTGCTTTTATTTGAATGTTAAATCTCCAAATTGTAGAATGTATTTTCATTCCAAATGGGGTGCTTCTTTCTTAAAGTAGAATGAGAACAGTATATTGTAGTCTCATGGGAGCTAAGCGATAGTTAACACACTCCTAGTCTAAGTATTGCATTTTTTCAGTGCCTTTATAGAACTCTGTTTTCATTTGGGTACTTCGTTAATCTGTAAGAGTGTCTGGGGGAACGTCCgcttcctctttccttttccctttcttccacaccagtagcaagcaagcagagagggGTTGGCCAAAGAGAATATACTAGTAGGATCCAACAAATGAGGAACAAGTGGACTTGCTGGATTGTAACTTATATGGGAAAACCTATTCTGTGAATGGTATAGGGTCTTGAATCTAGTAAATATTGATGGGCTGGCCCATTCCTCATGTGGTAAAACTTGGAGGAGGGGATGAGGTGGGAGGAAACCTGTATTAGGTTCTCCTTACAGAGTTTCTCCCATCTAGGTCTATTAGccctccctctgtaaaatgagccGCAAACCCTGCAGATAACTAGGGGTACACTGTAGGCTACAGCCATCTGCatggagcagaggtgggcaaactatggcccatgagCCACATCCGGCCCcggggactgtcctgcccagcccttgagctcccagccggggaggctagcccctggctgctcccccactgtccctcctcccccacagctacGCTGCCACgcgggcagcactctgggcagtggggctgtgcgctcctgcagggcagtgTGTCTGGCTCCAGCCAAGCGgcacggctgccagacatgctgctctgagcagcatggtaaggggggcgggggttggttaaggggcagggggtcccggagGGCAGTCAGAGAAGAGGGgacggaggttctgggggggtgggtgtggtcaggggatggggagtagagggggttggataggcgtgggagtcccggggggggctgtgagggggtgggggtgtagatAGGTTTCAGGGCAGTTGGGGGgtggaggttggatagggggtggggttctgggggagcagttggggcaggggggtctCGGGAGGGGGCgttcaggggacaaggagcagggtgggttggatgggtcgggggttctgaggcgggcagtcgggggcgggaagtgggagaggtTGGATAggtggcagggccaggctgttcgGGGCAGTACAGCCTTttctacccggccctccatacagttttgcaaccctgatgtggccctcgggccaaaaagtttgcccatccctagtGTGGAGGCTCTGTACGTCTACACTACTCTGGAATCCTAGTCTCCTACgtcctgctctctgggctctcGACTAGTTCTCCTCAAGAACCTTGCTTTAGAGGAGGCAGCTGCATAAGCAAGATAGTACAACCTTGCTGTCTTAGTCTTACTTTCTCTGTCAATCTCTGGATTTAGTGTGGAAGGGGAGATAAAGGGTATAGAAAGAACATGCTCCTCCTACCCACTATTGATCCCAACCCCTTTTTCTTTAAACAGATTTGTCGAACTAACAGCTTCTCCTGGTCTGTGCTGgtgtcaatatttttttttaccttttcacTTTAAACAGcaaaattttatttctttctaGTGGAAACTTGATGGACCCACCTTTTCAGAGCCAAAAGAAATTTGGAACCAGTGTCACAAAGCTGGACAAGAGAACcatcagaggaaaaaaatatgaTTCAGATTCTGATGATGACTAAAAGCTCAGCTATAAATCTTTGTATATCATTTTTTGTTTAAGCTTGGTACATTTCTAGGAACGTTTTTATAAAGTCTGTTGATTTCAGTATGTTTGCACATAGTACTCCATTTTTCTGTACAGTTTTATAAACTGATTCACATTTGAAGAAATTCCAACTATTTGTTTGTCTTTGGAAGTAGGTTGAAAATCTGAGCCCCTTTGAACCAGGTATCATCTGGGAACTGACGATAAATTTAATCtgttatttcaaaacatttccataATCTACATCTCCGTATTTTATACCATTTATCATATTTTCAATAAAGGAAACTTAAAGAGGCAAGAATTGCAAATAACTGTTACCGGAATAGTGCATCTTAAAGCATTGCTTTATCTTATAGTGCCCTAGTGTAGCATTGACTAACTTAACTACATTGGACTATAAATTGTAAAACAGTCTTAGCGTTTGTAAATTTTCAAGTCGACTGTCAAAAGAAATTCCCATTTACCAAGTACGTACACCGCATGTTGCAGCTGAGCCAGCATGTAATAGCACACAACAAGTGTACTGAAAACACCCTTGCTTGCAGGGTTATGTAATGTAAATTCTGTGGTTGTGAATTTTAGAGCAGATGCTTGTACAAGAGATTAGGCAGGATAAGAACATCAGAAGGGACAATGTTTGTTTTTAGATTTGAGGCAGTACATTATATTTTATTGCACTGTTGCTCTTCAGTAATAGATAAGGCCTTATCTGAATCGCGAGATGATCTTCAAATAATTGCGGTCGAGTTAcagacaagacatggaaaattgcagaaaagtaGTAATGGACCTTTTTTAATAGcggtaatttggaaaagccagagtaGACCTATttgctggaacaatataaacGCTCAATTATTATATATGCCTGCAAATTTTGCACCTATattacattcatttaaaaaaaaaaaaagtaaccagTACAATATAAAATTCAGAAGACTAAAAGTCTTAACACAACTGCAGAAATCAAGTCATCACTTTAGCCATTTACATATGACAGGCATTGAATGTTAGTGCAGAATGCCCTGCTACGGTGGTCTCCTTCGTTCCCTGTCTGCTTTGTGAAGACTTCTCCATACCGAGATACTGTACACTCAGCATCCACAGAATTAGGCAAGATAAATAGTGATTGCTTTGCTGTCTCTGCTAACTCTGGAAAACACTGTAGAACTGAAGATCATTTAATGTATTAATGGGGGGAAAAGCATGTGTTGCAAACCTCAAATGTTTGCAAAATTGTGGACTGTGCAAAGTaagctaatttaaaacaaaattgcagTGGAAGCCTAATACTCGAAAGCTGCAATTTCCACAATAGCGCAAGTGAAGTAGGATTTTAGTAATAGATGTATTTTTTCAGAAGAGGTCGCTCTCTCATTGAAGCTCTGAGGCTAGCATGGAGTTCAGTTTATCTAGCTGAAGAGTGGATGGGTTTCTTCTTCAGTTTTTATAAACACTAGTTCTTAATTGCAGAGCAATGCAGTCCTCTTGGGGAATAAGCGTATGGCACTTTCAGCTCCTTTTTGGCCTAACAAGCAAGGTGAAGACTGGAAATCTAATCAGTCTCACAGCTTAGTAGTGAAGAAGACTTGCCAATGGGCCAGCCCAGCAATATATTTCTCTCAAGTCTGTAAATCTCaattatattttgtttcaattcatGTACATTGAAATAAAGTTATTTGAATTCGGATGCTGATGGTGGTGGTTCCTTCTAAAAGTAGTTTAGCATGACTGTATTGCTTTTTACCCATAGAGCTGTCAGCAAGTCACACATTTTAAGTTTCTTGACTTCTTAAGAACAGATGCTAGTTAAAATTTTAGCTTAACAGCAGGGGAACAGTTATCTTGTTGCAATAACAATAAACCCACTTCAGACCAATGCAAGTACTAGATATTCATGTCTCTGTTGGGGGGAGAGAAGTGCCAAAACAGGCACTTTTTCCATGCATTAAAATCTCATATCAGTACACAGTGTTTTGTGGTGTGATCTCAAAGTATAGTTGCAGTAATCATCCTGTTCTTACATCCAGTTTTGCTGAAATAGATGAATGAATGTAATGGTTCACTAGTCGTTTCATATGCCACAACAATAATCAAACATCTGTGTGCTGAGTTCTGCTTGCTTTGAGCAGAGTGGGAAAACATGTAACTATTAGCCATCACCCCAAACACTATATCCTCTGTACAGGCCTTAGGAAAAGTAAAACTATTGCCATTGTTGAAATCTTGGCATTTATGGTTATTAATTCAGTTTGTCTCACTTTCAGACTATCATAGTCTCATTACAATATGCACATTAGTTTGAATCTGATATGCAATTATGTATTTTAGGTGTACACCTTCAGGACTGTGCTTCCTGTATGTTCCTTCTTAAAATACAGACTAAAATtggtaaacaaaaccaaaagtaGGCTAGCCCATTTTGTAAGATGCATGTGATTTCATCCCCTTAAAGAAGTACTCTGAGTAAACATGGAATTTAAGGTCTGTTTCAAACAATGGTgctagagggcttattcctttgATTCtgtcttttatacctctataactaagaaagcagaaggagactccgctggttggaaggcatgagatgcactgtcctgagattgggggttccacgaccaccacttccaagagaaggaggcgggtggtggtggtcggggactctctcctctgggggactgagtcatctatctgccgccctgaccgggaaaaccgagaagtctgctgcttgccaggggctaagattcgcgatgtgacagagagactgccaagactcatcaagccctcggatcgctacttcttcctgcttctccacgtgggcaccaatgatactgccaagaatgaccttgagcggatcactgaggactacgtggctctgggaagaaggataaaggagtttgaggcgcaagtggtgttctcgtccatcctccccgtggaaggaaaaggcctgggtagggaccgtcgaatcgtggaagtcaacgaatggctacgcaggtggtgtcggagagaaggctttggattctttgaccataggatggtgttccatgaaggaggagtgctgggcagagatgggctccaccttacgaagagagggaagagcatctttgcgagcaggcggctaacctagtgaggagggctttaaactaggttcaccaggggaaggagaccaaagccctgaggtaagtgggaaagagggataccgggaggaagcacaggcaggaacatctgtgaggggagggctcctgcctcatactgagaatgaggggcgatcagcaggttatctcaagtgtttatatacgaatgcacaaagccttggaaacaagcagggagaactggaggtcctggtgatgtcaaggaattatgatgtgattggaataacagagacttggtgggataactcacatgactggagtactgtcatggatggttataaactgttcaggaaggacaggcagggcagaaaaggtgggggagtagcactgtatgtaagggagcagtatgactgctcagagctccggtacgaaactgcagaaaaacctgagtgtctctg
The Eretmochelys imbricata isolate rEreImb1 chromosome 1, rEreImb1.hap1, whole genome shotgun sequence DNA segment above includes these coding regions:
- the TXNDC9 gene encoding thioredoxin domain-containing protein 9, coding for MSRRMAADTSVEMFSKVLENQMLQTTKVVEEQLDAEIQKLDQMDEDELERLKERRLEALKKSQQQKQEWLSKGHGEYREIPSERDFFREVKESKNVVCHFYKDTTFRCMILDKHLAALSKKHIETKFLKLNAEKSPFLCERLGIKVIPTLALVKDGKTQDFIVGFTDLGNTDDFTTETLEWRLGCSDIINYSGNLMDPPFQSQKKFGTSVTKLDKRTIRGKKYDSDSDDD